Proteins encoded by one window of Burkholderia plantarii:
- a CDS encoding VTT domain-containing protein yields the protein MDTLIHFVNLVLHIDAFLGQFIRQYGAWVYLVLFLIVFCETGLVILPFLPGDSLLFIAGAFAASGEMSVVALIVLLLAAAMLGNTVNYLLGRAIGPKVFDTHVPVLERFLDRAALQKTHDFYERHGGKTLVLARFIPVVRTFAPFVAGVSAMRFARFQLFNVAGALGWVLLLTLLGYFFGNIPFIRQYLNVIVLVGIGAAAVPVVIGALWKLLRGRANPSRGGSNAPRGRG from the coding sequence TTGGATACGCTGATTCATTTCGTCAACCTGGTCCTGCACATCGACGCGTTCCTCGGCCAGTTCATCCGGCAGTACGGCGCCTGGGTGTATCTGGTGCTGTTCCTGATCGTGTTCTGCGAAACCGGGCTGGTGATCCTGCCGTTCCTGCCGGGCGATTCGCTGCTGTTCATCGCGGGCGCGTTCGCCGCGTCCGGCGAGATGAGCGTGGTGGCGCTGATCGTGCTGCTGCTCGCGGCGGCCATGCTCGGCAACACCGTCAACTACCTGCTCGGCCGCGCGATCGGGCCGAAGGTGTTCGACACGCACGTGCCGGTGCTCGAGCGCTTCCTCGACCGCGCCGCGCTGCAGAAGACCCATGATTTCTACGAACGCCACGGCGGCAAGACGCTGGTGCTGGCGCGCTTCATTCCGGTGGTGCGCACCTTCGCGCCGTTCGTCGCCGGCGTCTCGGCGATGCGCTTCGCGCGCTTCCAGCTCTTCAACGTGGCCGGCGCGCTGGGCTGGGTGCTGCTGCTCACGCTGCTCGGCTATTTCTTCGGCAACATCCCGTTCATCCGCCAGTACCTGAACGTGATCGTGCTGGTGGGGATCGGCGCGGCGGCCGTGCCGGTCGTGATCGGCGCGCTCTGGAAGCTGTTGCGCGGGCGGGCGAACCCGTCGCGCGGCGGCTCGAACGCGCCGCGCGGGCGCGGCTGA